The proteins below are encoded in one region of Nitrososphaerota archaeon:
- a CDS encoding SMC-Scp complex subunit ScpB, protein MSDEGEAKARIEAALYVSGRPLSAEELAKAAGFTSKRRAIRLARSLMQSYSSSEHAIQIVEYSGNRFAMQLKPQFAKVAKRFSMKPLLPQSTLKTLTYIAFFQPITSQDLAEKRGPQVYQHIKQLEQMGFIEGEPSGKTKIYRTTPAFAEYFGLSQDVEQLKKELQAKAMKLI, encoded by the coding sequence TTGTCTGATGAAGGTGAGGCTAAGGCGAGGATCGAAGCTGCGCTCTATGTGTCTGGTAGACCTTTGTCTGCTGAGGAGCTCGCTAAAGCCGCTGGGTTTACTTCGAAGAGGAGAGCGATAAGGCTGGCGCGCTCACTTATGCAGTCTTATAGCTCCTCTGAGCACGCTATACAGATAGTTGAGTACTCGGGGAACAGGTTTGCGATGCAGCTGAAGCCTCAGTTCGCTAAGGTTGCTAAGCGCTTCTCTATGAAGCCGCTTCTCCCGCAATCAACCCTAAAGACGCTTACATACATAGCCTTCTTCCAACCGATCACATCCCAGGATCTGGCTGAGAAGCGTGGGCCACAGGTCTATCAGCATATAAAGCAGCTCGAGCAGATGGGGTTCATAGAGGGAGAGCCGTCTGGGAAGACGAAAATCTACCGAACCACACCGGCCTTCGCAGAATACTTTGGTCTAAGCCAAGATGTAGAGCAACTTAAAAAAGAGCTACAAGCGAAGGCTATGAAGCTGATCTAG